The following nucleotide sequence is from Brachyspira sp. SAP_772.
TATTAGCAGATTTGCAGGGACCTAAAATAAGAATAGGTAAGCTAAAAGAGAATATCACTGTAAAAGAAGGCGACATTGTAAAATTAAGCGGACATAAAGAAACTAATGATGAAAGCATAATACCTACTACGCATGAAAACATTGCTCATGATGTAAAGAGCGGTTCATTGCTTTTGATAGCTGACGGTACTATACAGCTTATAGTGGAATCTAGTGATGAGGCTTCAAAACTTGTTGTATGTAAGGTTATAACTGGAGGTACTATATTAAGCAGTAAGGGTATTAATTTGCCTGGTGCTCATGTAACAACAGARGTKYTAA
It contains:
- a CDS encoding pyruvate kinase produces the protein LADLQGPKIRIGKLKENITVKEGDIVKLSGHKETNDESIIPTTHENIAHDVKSGSLLLIADGTIQLIVESSDEASKLVVCKVITGGTILSSKGINLPGAHVTTEVLTEKDVSDALFAAKNGANYLGMSFVRRAEDVIRLRKILDDNNFQHVGIVSKIENTESLENLESIIKVS